ACGATGCCGCCGAGCTCGAGCGCCAGCGACTCGAGCGTCGCGCGGCCGCTCTGGAGCTCGGCTTGGGCCGCTTCGAGACGCACCAGCCGGGCGCCGGGATCGTCCCCGAGCGGCACCGAGAGCATCCGCAGGCGCATGCGCAGCGGCGTCTGGTAGAGGAAGCGGTTGTCCTCGTAGTAACGCTCGAGGTCGGCACGCCGGCCGGCGGCGAGCTTTTCGATGCGCGCGTCGACCTCCCGGCGGGCGATCTCGGTGCCGAGCGCCGCGCGTTGGCGCGCCGCGATCCCGGCGGCGTGTTGGGTGCTGAATCCGTCGCGTTCGGCGAGACGGTAGATGCGCTCGGAGTCGGCCCAGTCGCCGTAGACGAGGTCGGCCTCTTCGGCGAAGCTCCGCGCTGTCGGGTCGGCGGCGCGGCGAGCGGCGATCTCCTCGCGCAGCTCGCCGACCGTCCATTCGAGGTCGCCGACCCGCAGCACCACTTCGGCCTCGCCCAGCGCGACGGCGCGTCGCAGCGCTTCGGAATCGAGAAGCTTGGAGCCGTCCGGCAGGGCCTCCTGTCCGGCGATCTCGCGCAACGTCTGGCGGCGGCGTTCCATGAACAGCTCGCGCGCCAGCAGGCCGCGGACGTCGGCGAGCTCGAACCGCTTCTCGGGAATGATGTCGCTCACCTGAAAGAGGAGGACGCCGTCCTTGCTGCGCACCGGTTCGCTGACTTCGCCTTCGCCCAGGGCGAAAACGATCTTCTCGACGGCGGCGGGCAGGCGCCCCTGGGTGATCGAACCGAGCCGTCCGCCGAGCGCCCGGGTCTCCGAGCGCGAGTGCTCGCGGGCGATGGCAGAGAAGCTGGCGCCGGCTTCGATTTCGCGCTTGAGCGCCCGCGCCAGCTCGAGGACCGGTTCCGGATCGGCGCCGCGTTCGACGCGCAGCAGGAGGTGCCAGACGAAGCGCTGGGCCGGGCGGTGGAAGCGGTCGGGATCGGCCGCGAAGGCGGCAGCCACCTCGGCCTCGGTCGGAACGGCGATGGCGCTCGAGCGCGTCGAGCGGTAGAGCTCGACGACCGCCCGGTGCCGGAGCTTCTCACCGGTTTGCCCGAGCCCGGCGATGGCGCGCTCGAGCTCGCGCTCGTCGGCGGGGACGAGCAGCGCCTCGAGGGCGAGCAGGCGGGCGCCCTCTTCGAAGCTCGCGAGGAGCTCCTCGCCGCGCGCCGCTGTGGCCGCGCCGCCGCGCGCATGGAGCCACTGCTCCACGGCGGCGAAGGGGATCTCGCCGCGCATGGTGGCAGCCGCGGAGTTCGCCTCGTCGG
This region of Thermoanaerobaculia bacterium genomic DNA includes:
- a CDS encoding peptidyl-prolyl cis-trans isomerase; translated protein: MRHPARLLGLACCAVALLSGCHRGADEANSAAATMRGEIPFAAVEQWLHARGGAATAARGEELLASFEEGARLLALEALLVPADERELERAIAGLGQTGEKLRHRAVVELYRSTRSSAIAVPTEAEVAAAFAADPDRFHRPAQRFVWHLLLRVERGADPEPVLELARALKREIEAGASFSAIAREHSRSETRALGGRLGSITQGRLPAAVEKIVFALGEGEVSEPVRSKDGVLLFQVSDIIPEKRFELADVRGLLARELFMERRRQTLREIAGQEALPDGSKLLDSEALRRAVALGEAEVVLRVGDLEWTVGELREEIAARRAADPTARSFAEEADLVYGDWADSERIYRLAERDGFSTQHAAGIAARQRAALGTEIARREVDARIEKLAAGRRADLERYYEDNRFLYQTPLRMRLRMLSVPLGDDPGARLVRLEAAQAELQSGRATLESLALELGGIVQDAGWSSARDLELFEPKIRYLLVDMPSAGYTVPFQFNQRISIVQVMERVDPMVRPYAEVAADVLRDFVARNRQALYREVQDQALRDGRFRFHEPAVRLRLGLPARAGAP